TCACGTTTGCCTTACGTTCTAAGTTAACGTTATAATCTTTTTTCTGGtcaattatttagaaaatattttttttatcacatatttagaaaataatataaaaaaaaagaaagagagagaagtttGTTGAAACAGTAGTTGCAGAGACATGGTTAGTTCTGCTGACTCTGTCAAGTCACCTTCTCTCTCGTTTACTTTACGTTAAGACCTCTTTCTTCCTCCAGAAaacagagaaatccactttcctGCAAACTTAATTCTTTTCTCTCTCGAACTTTTCCCCATCAAAGCTAAGCCTTTCTCTAATTTCCCATGGAAACACGTAGAAAATGAAGACAGTTTGAATCACCTAACTCTCTTGAAGATCTTATTTTTTGGTGAAAATCTACAGAAAATCGAAAAACAGAGATACCCTTTTGCTAAAAACCATTATTTTCGTATTAAAAtagccaaagaaaaaaaacaaattactacTTTAAATTCGAAACTCTGTTTTTCTAATCAGAAAGAATGTCTTTGATCAATAAAGGAGCCACCTTGGCTCTATTTCTAGCGTTGACCATGGTGATCAACGGCGTTTTCGGGAGATTCATCGTTGAGAAGAGCAGCGTCACGATCTTAAGCCCTTTGGCAATGCGGTCGAAGCACGACGCAGCCATCGCTAACTTCGGCGTTCCTAACTACGGTGGATACATGATCGGGTCCGTAGTCTACGCCGGTCAAGGAGCTTTTGGATGCGACTCCTTTGGCAAAACTTTCAAACCCAAATTCCCTCGCCCCACCATCTTGATCATCGACCGTGGAGGTAACTGTTTCATTTCCATACACATGTATCTAATATTTGATCCAAATCGTTCAGCAAATCAGAGAACGGGTCCAACTTCCAACTATCTGCGATTTTGACCCGAACCAAACCTGCTGAAACGGAACAAACCAGAATGTTTGGTTTTTCCGCACAAGTTCGGTCCATTTCGACATGTTAAAAGGCATTTGGTTTGGTCCGGGAGTCGGTTAGTTCAgcttttcatttttcaaaaaactaacAATACCAATTCCACCCATTATTTTCAAACCAAACTAATCACATTTCAAAAACTGCAGTAATcaaatttaaccaaaaaaatatccaGATTAAACCGAAACTTCtgttagtttggtaaaattttcaTTGACTGAACTAAccaaatattgaatttttagtTGGTGCAATTCGACACAATTTTGTGCTAACCAAACTAACCTAAAGCCAGCCTTTCGAACCAAACCTGCATGCCTCTATGAGACTAcattttcaagaaaaaacatttgaaactcgccttttttttaattgaagaTTGTTGTAGATTGAAGAATTAGGATGGTAAGATCtgattttaattgttttttttttcttttgtggtttgttttgttttgcattAGAGTGTTACTTTGCATTAAAGGTATGGAACGGTCAAAAGTCCGGTGCAGCAGCAGTTCTAATAGCAGATAACGTAGACGAGTCATTGATAACAATGGATTCACCTGAAGAATCAAAAGAAGCTGATGACTTCATAGAGAAACTCACCATTCCATCTGCTTTAATCGACCTTTCTTTCGCAAATACTCTCAAGCAAGCTCTTAAAAAGGGAGAGGAAGTAGTCCTCAAAATAGACTGGAGCGAGTCATTGCCTCACCCGGATGAGAGAGTTGAGTATGAGCTATGGACTAACACGAACGATGAGTGTGGTGCACGTTGCGACGAGCAGATGAATTTTGTGAAAAACTTTAAAGGGCACGCGCAGATTCTTGAAAAAGGAGGATACTCTTTATTCACACCTCATTACATTACATGGTTTTGTCCTAAAGATTATGTTTCAAGCAATCAGTGTAAGTCTCAGTGTATAAACCAAGGGAGGTATTGTGCTCCCGACCCTGAGCAAGACTTTGGAGATGGATACGATGGGAAAGACATTGTTTTCGAGAACTTGAGACAGCTATGTGTTCATAGAGTAGGGAAAGAGATTAACAAGTCCTGGGTGTGGTGGGACTATGTGACTGATTTTCACATCAGATGttccatgaaggagaagaagtatAGCAAAGAATGTGCCGAGAGCGTTGTCGAATCTCTAGGTAAGAGACATCATAATCGTTTTCAATTATCCTTTTCTCAACATTTCCGGGTCTTAAACAATGCTCTTATTCTCAGGTTTGCCACTTGACAAGATCAAGAAATGCATGGGTGATCCTGCGGCTGATGTGGAGAATGACGTTTTAAAAGCTGAGCAAGCGCTTCAGGTTGGACAGGGAGACCGTGGGGATGTCACAATCTTGCCAACATTGATCATCAACAATGCTCAATACCGAGGTTTGTTTCATTCCTTCTTATTGTAACATGTTTTGTTTAGAATACAATAAAGTTAAAGATTCTTAAGCTGCTAATTCTGATCCATTGCTCAGGTAAACTCGAGAGTAGTTCGGTATTAAAGGCTATATGTTCAGGGTTCAAGGAGAGAACCGAACCAGGGATCTGTCTAAGTGGAGGTTAAACCAGTTCCCTTATAAGCTGATCTTCTTCTGGTAATAGAATAATactaaaagaaatattatttactttttgaaaacaGATATAGAAACAAATGAATGTCTTGAAGCAAATGGAGGGTGTTGGCAGGACAAGAAATCTAATGTAACAGCTTGCAAGGTACTTGATTAATACCGTTTAAATGTCactatttaactttttttcttcataGATATTTATAGGCTTTTCAACTATATTGGATTCTATCAGGACACGTTTAGGGGAAGAGTATGTGAATGCCCTGTTGTGAATGGTGTGCAGTATAAAGGAGATGGTTATACTTCATGTGAACGTATGTTCTTCAACTtctatattgtttttaaaaaaaaaacatattgtgTTCTGGTTTGAATAAGAAGTCACATTTGCTTGAATGTTATTAACAGCTTATGGACCTGCGAGATGTTCAATCAACGAAGGAGGCTGCTGGTCTGAAACCAAAAAGGGCTTAACCTTCTCTGCTTGTTCGGTAATAATGCCATAAAGTTTGGAACCTTTTTTGTGACAATTCGTCCCGTCCGTCGGACCTCTGGCTCACAGCTCTTTAGGGTACCGACCGCAATCCCTCCATTATGAATTCTCActaactccataattaggttgttggtgaggttCAAACCCCCAATCTCACCCTTTAACAACTCTCCCACATGACAAACTGTCACTAATTGTCCTGTGGGAgtgctgttaaagggtgaggtcgagggttcgaacctcaccaataacctaattatggagttagTGAAAATTCATAATAGAAAAATTGGGGTCGGTATGCTACAGCGCTGTGAGCTTGGGTCTACGGACGGGTGGTTCCGCAAAATGGGTTGTCACATTTTCATCCAAATTTCACATTGTTtcttacgatttttttttcttactgtTGAATTTAGAACACGGAGACATCTGGATGTCGTTGCCCTTCAGGTTTCAAAGGAGATGGTCTTAAATGTGAAGGTGAAAACTTTTCACCCACtataatgttatattatttcATGTTGTTTTCTTGAACTGACTCATCTTTGGCTCTGTATACATTATATATCTACTAGACATTGATGAATGTAAGGAGAAATCAGCATGCCAATGTGATGGATGCAAGTGTAACAACAAATGGGGAAGCTTCGAATGCAAATGCTCTGGCAATCGTCTATACATGAAAGAACAAGACACTTGTATTGGTAAATGTCAGAAACAAACAATCATGATCTATAACCTTAATCGTattcttattttgtttttgtttttttttttcttcgcaGAGAAAAGCGGATCAGGAATTGGATGGTTCTTTACATTTGTGATTCTAGCTACAGTCGGAA
The Raphanus sativus cultivar WK10039 chromosome 1, ASM80110v3, whole genome shotgun sequence DNA segment above includes these coding regions:
- the LOC108829880 gene encoding vacuolar-sorting receptor 6 yields the protein MSLINKGATLALFLALTMVINGVFGRFIVEKSSVTILSPLAMRSKHDAAIANFGVPNYGGYMIGSVVYAGQGAFGCDSFGKTFKPKFPRPTILIIDRGECYFALKVWNGQKSGAAAVLIADNVDESLITMDSPEESKEADDFIEKLTIPSALIDLSFANTLKQALKKGEEVVLKIDWSESLPHPDERVEYELWTNTNDECGARCDEQMNFVKNFKGHAQILEKGGYSLFTPHYITWFCPKDYVSSNQCKSQCINQGRYCAPDPEQDFGDGYDGKDIVFENLRQLCVHRVGKEINKSWVWWDYVTDFHIRCSMKEKKYSKECAESVVESLGLPLDKIKKCMGDPAADVENDVLKAEQALQVGQGDRGDVTILPTLIINNAQYRGKLESSSVLKAICSGFKERTEPGICLSGDIETNECLEANGGCWQDKKSNVTACKDTFRGRVCECPVVNGVQYKGDGYTSCEPYGPARCSINEGGCWSETKKGLTFSACSNTETSGCRCPSGFKGDGLKCEDIDECKEKSACQCDGCKCNNKWGSFECKCSGNRLYMKEQDTCIEKSGSGIGWFFTFVILATVGSICVGGYVFYKYRLRSYMDSEIMAIMSQYMPLESQNTTDPTTGESQQLRLTSAA